GCGATTACAGGCTATAACATTCCCCAACACTGCTACCAGTACAACGATTGCGGCAACCGATCTCCAGCTAGGCTTACGTAAAGACTTGATAGATGCTGTCATGCCACCTCTCGTTTATGCATCGCTATCAGTTAAGCTCATCCCGGACAGGGGACGATAGGTATAACCTTGGCGAGGTGTTTTTTGAATATCTTCCTTAATGGAGTCTAGGTCGATGTAGCGATCAGCAACATTAATCAAACTATCACTCGTCATCGAACGGAGACTAACTACTTCCACCCGTACACCCCGGTAGCTCACAGCGTCTACTGCGTAAGCCAGATCACCATCCCCGCTGACTAGCACTGCTGTATCGTAAGAGCCAACTAACGCCATCATATCAACTGCAATTTCCACATCCAAATTGGCCTTTTTAGAACCATCTGGAAGCTGCACTAAGTCCTTGGAGATGACACGATAGCCATTGCGCCGCATCCACAGCAAAAACCCTTGCTGCTTCTCATTGGTGCGATCTACCCCAGTATAGAAAAAAGACCGTAACAGGCGAGATCCTGCTGTCAATCGACACAATAGCTTGGTGTAATCAATCTCAATACCCAGTTGTAATGCCGCATAGAACAGGTTAGACCCGTCAATAAAAATGGCGACCCGACCTCGATTTTCCAATACTTGGTCAGATGTAAGCGTAGTGGTTGAATGTTCCAAGTTATTTAACATGGTTGTTATGCCTCGGTAATATAAAGGTTCTAGATATCACAAAATGCTTTAAAGAAATGTCAAACAAAGTAGTGCTGAGCCA
The Cyanobacteriota bacterium genome window above contains:
- a CDS encoding NYN domain-containing protein; protein product: MLNNLEHSTTTLTSDQVLENRGRVAIFIDGSNLFYAALQLGIEIDYTKLLCRLTAGSRLLRSFFYTGVDRTNEKQQGFLLWMRRNGYRVISKDLVQLPDGSKKANLDVEIAVDMMALVGSYDTAVLVSGDGDLAYAVDAVSYRGVRVEVVSLRSMTSDSLINVADRYIDLDSIKEDIQKTPRQGYTYRPLSGMSLTDSDA